The sequence below is a genomic window from Sneathiella marina.
GATTTTGACTTTAAAGGCGGCTTTAAAAGCTGTCGCCCTACGGTGAATTTCAAGAGCGGCACGTAACGCTCTTTCAGGATCATCTGTATGCGCAACCGGTGCTCCGAAAACGATCATGGCAGCATTTCCAGCTCGGCTCTCGATTGTCCCCCCAAACTCTGCACCAATAGTTTCGACGCATTCGAAACAACTGTCGAGCATTTGAGAGGGCAGTTTTTCCGGACCTTGAGTGAGCGATAAATTGGCGTCGTCAATCTGCGTGTATAAAATTGTAACCTGTCGGTGAATGAGTTGCAGATCTGAAGGTCGCCCATTCCCCTCTTGCTGGAATGCAACATATTGGGCAATGGATGACATCATTTTTCGCCTGCTACCCAATGGCACGCCAAGCTCGGATAAATCACTATCCGTCAAGAATGGAAGTGCCGCCATATCAACCTCATTTTCCAAAAAGGCATCGATATGCTTTTCAAATCCTTCTTCATGCAGCCATCTGCGGATGTCGTCTGCCATTTATTTTATACTTTGCAAAAATTTCTCTCCAATACACATGATTTTCTGAAGAGCTAAATTCAATTACTATCGTGTTTCAACTATGTCCCAATTGTTTCAAGTAACCTCCCAATTGCTTATAGGGCACACTTCCAGATCATATTCGCATTACTTAGATGGCGCACTAGCCGTAAAGTTGGGATCACGGATATCACGTTTTTCCGCATCCATATCAGCCATTTCCAACAGGGCGCGAGGATCGACCATCAGATCGCAAAACAACGTTCTCTCCTCCGCCAAACCCTCAGCTCTTGAATTGCTGGCAGCGCCCCGGACCAGTTTTTTGATATGTGAAAATGCACGTGGAGACCTGCTGGCGAGAGCCTGTGCAATTTCCATCGCTTTCGCAACAACATCGCCTTCCACACAATAGGCAGCTAAGCCAATGTCCTTCGCTTCACGAGGGCTCATAGTGCGCCCAAGAAGCGTTAATGCCAAGGCTCTGGATTCACCGATCAATCGAGGAAGTCGTTGTGTCCCACCTGCTCCGGGTAGAATACCCAGGTTTATTTCAGGCAATCCGAGATCATAGGCACCCTCTTTTACAAGCCGGATATCACAAGCTAGCGCGAGCTCAAAACCACCCCCCATGGCACTCCCGTTTATTGCCGCAATAAACGCCTTCGGCATTTCTTCCATACGGCGAAAACATCTATGTAAAATGGCTTCTGGTACGGGTCGGGCAGGATCAAAAGTCATGCCTTTTTCCGTCATGGATTGACTCCGCTTATACAATAAGGACACATCATAATGGCGAATGAATACATCTACCAAACCGCCGGTGAATACGACAGATCGGATATCGTCATTTTCTTCGACTTCATCAAGAAAAGCTTCGAGTTCAATTTCCGTCTGTCCGTCCATATATCCATGCGGCGGATTATTAAACCTCACCAAAGCAACAAACCCATTTTTTTCAACAGACAATTGCACCATTACTTTACTCTCCTGTTATGACGTCATGTACGTCCGCTAACCAAACAAGCGGCCAAGAGAAGCTGGCATATTTGTGAGCGAAGTCATTTTTCGCCATATTAATCCCCTTCTTTTTCGATTAGGTCCAAATACACTCGGAAGAGATCTGCAATCCGGCAGGCGATACCTGAGAGGCTATACTTACCAGGCGGTTATTCGCACCCGATATGACGTTTATCAGAATCTGAAGTACCTTTGGGAACCGTTCCGATTTCATCCCCTTTCATGAGAGTATATTTGTTGCCGCGTTTTGCAAATCTAAGGGTTGACGCCTCGTTTTAGTCTACCACGATCCGGTTACCCTGCATTGTTATTGCCTGATTTTAATTTGCCTAACGAATATTCACTATATTCCCTCGCCGATATTTGGCAACAGCCTTGAGATTTCATTAACCATGTCTGGGATAAAATATGAGTAAGATATATAATCGCAATATATTGGATGATTGATAGGTATCGTCAAAAGACATGACGAATATAGGAGATCATAGTAAATGAACGAGAAATGGGCTGCATTGGAGGTCTATCACGAACGAACAAAATCTTCGGGTATATCCGACTTGTTCGATCGGGATCCAATGCGCTTTGATGCCTTTTCGGTCACATTCGGGGACATGCTATTGGATTTCTCGAAGACCTCGATTGACCCAACTTCACGCAATCTTCTGGTTGATCTTGCGTACGCTGCCAAGATAGAGCAGAAAAGGGATGATATGTTCGCTGGTCTGGCAATAAACCAGTCCGAAGGCCGTGCTGTATTGCATACAGCGCTTCGCAATTTAGAGGGTGAACCCGTTTATGTGGATGGCATTGATATCATGCCTGGCATCCTATCAAATTTCGAGTCAGCAAAAATGTTCACCCGCGCTGTCAGAAATGGGGAAATTTCAGCATCCGACGGTGCTCCCTTCACCGATATCGTGAATATAGGCATCGGTGGTTCTGATTTGGGCCCGGCAATGGTAACACGCGCTTTGACGCCCTATCATGATGGTCCCCGCTGTCACTTTGTATCCAATGTTGATGGCGCGCAAATCAGCGATATCCTGGACCTTCTAGACCCAGAACGAACACTTTTTATTATTGCATCGAAAACATTCACGACAATCGAAACCATGACCAACGCTCAAACAGCAAAAGATTGGGCACAGGCGGCGCTTGGTGAGAAAGTTAAACATCATTTTGCTGCTGTTTCCACATCGCTCGAAAAAACAGCTGCTTTTGGAATTAATTCAGAATATGTCTTTGGCTTTGAAGATTGGGTTGGCGGTCGTTATTCCGTCTGGGGCCCAATTGGCCTGAGTGTCATGCTTGCCATTGGTCCAGAAGCCTTCACCGAATTTCTTCTGGGCGCACAGGATATGGATACCCATTTTCAAACAGCCGCTCTTCACCAAAATATGCCAGTCATGCTCGCTTTGGTCGGGATATGGCATAATAACATTTGTGGATATGGCAGTCGGGCAATTTTACCCTATGATCAACGACTAGCGAGACTACCGGCCTATCTGCAACAGCTTGAGATGGAAAGTAACGGCAAACGTGTTGATGTAGATGGTAATTTAATTTCCAGAAACACTAGCCCTATTATTTGGGGCGAACCCGGCACAAATGGTCAGCATGCCTTCCATCAGTTACTGCATCAGGGATCACGGATAGTTCCGTGCGAGTTTTTAATAGCGGCACGATCTCACGAGGCCGATCTCGATAAACATCATCAACTACTTCTTGCGAACTGTCTGGCACAATCAGAAGCTCTGATGAGGGGGCGAAGTCACGAAGAAGTAATATCCATCCTTTGTGAAAAAGGTGTCACAGAGAATTTAGACAGTGCAGCAGCTCATAGAACTTTTCCCGGGAATCGACCTTCTGTCACATTACTATACAAAAAACTTTCACCTCGAACACTGGGCCGGATCATTGCATTATATGAGCATAGAGTTTTCGTGGAAGGGGCCGTCTGGGGCCTCAATTCCTTTGACCAATGGGGGGTAGAGCTTGGTAAGGAACTTGCCTCAGATCTGCTTCCTCTGATTGGATCGGAAGAAGATTTAGATGAACGAAACGGCTCTACCGGCGGGCTTCTACGAACGGTTGCGAAATTACGGCAGTAACGATCATTTGTTAGTCAAGTAAATGACAAGAAGCTAAGTGCCCATCCCCACGATCAACAAGCGGTGGTTCTTCACTGTGACATTTATCCAAGGCAACAGGACATCTTCCAGCAAACCGGCATCCCTTGGGAAGATTAATCGGACTTGGCGGATCGCCCCTGAGCCTGATACGCTCTTCGCTGCCATCTCGTGCCCGGGCTTTTGGAACAGCAGATAGCAACGCTTTAGTATAAGGGTGCTGCGGATTTTTAAAGAGCGAAATTCGGTCTGCTTGTTCTACAATTTGCCCCAGATACATCACCGCGACATGATCACATAAATGCTGTACGACACCCAAATCATGACTGATGAATAGATAGGTGAGGCCAAGGTCCTCTTGTAATTTTCGCATCAGATTGAGAATTTGGGCCTGCACAGCAACGTCAAGAGCGGAAACCGGTTCATCACAGACTATCAGGTCCGGCTTGGTGGACAATGCCCTTGCCAAACCAACACGCTGCCGCTGGCCGCCAGAAAATTGATGTGGAAAAAGGTTTGTAAGTTCCGGACGCAAGCCTACTTGCACAAATAAGTCACGGACCATTTGATCCCGTTCAGATTCTTCGCCGATATCCATCAGGTCAAGGGGTTCACGAACAATCTCGCCAACACGCTGGCGCGGATCCAACGAAGAATAAGGATCCTGAAAAATCATCTGGAAGCGTCGGCGGGACTTTCTGAGATCGTCTTTCTCAAGTGAGCTAACTTCCATGTCATCAAGCCGGACATTGCCCGCTGTGATAGGAACCAATCGTAATACCGCAAGCGCCGTTGTAGTTTTACCAGACCCGCTCTCACCAACGATACCCAGCGTTTTTCCCTTCGGAACTGAAAAACTAACGCCATCAACCGCGTGAACGATCATACTTTTCTTGAACAGTTTTTTTCCGCCAAAATGGACTTTCAAATCCTGGACTTCAAGAAGGGCTTCTTCACTCATACCGCCACCACATATTTGACATTATAACAGGCAACAGAATGCCCCTCAGCCACTGCTTCTATGAGCGGCTGTTCCTTTTCGCATTCAGGTGTTTTATA
It includes:
- a CDS encoding ABC transporter ATP-binding protein, which translates into the protein MSEEALLEVQDLKVHFGGKKLFKKSMIVHAVDGVSFSVPKGKTLGIVGESGSGKTTTALAVLRLVPITAGNVRLDDMEVSSLEKDDLRKSRRRFQMIFQDPYSSLDPRQRVGEIVREPLDLMDIGEESERDQMVRDLFVQVGLRPELTNLFPHQFSGGQRQRVGLARALSTKPDLIVCDEPVSALDVAVQAQILNLMRKLQEDLGLTYLFISHDLGVVQHLCDHVAVMYLGQIVEQADRISLFKNPQHPYTKALLSAVPKARARDGSEERIRLRGDPPSPINLPKGCRFAGRCPVALDKCHSEEPPLVDRGDGHLASCHLLD
- the pgi gene encoding glucose-6-phosphate isomerase gives rise to the protein MNEKWAALEVYHERTKSSGISDLFDRDPMRFDAFSVTFGDMLLDFSKTSIDPTSRNLLVDLAYAAKIEQKRDDMFAGLAINQSEGRAVLHTALRNLEGEPVYVDGIDIMPGILSNFESAKMFTRAVRNGEISASDGAPFTDIVNIGIGGSDLGPAMVTRALTPYHDGPRCHFVSNVDGAQISDILDLLDPERTLFIIASKTFTTIETMTNAQTAKDWAQAALGEKVKHHFAAVSTSLEKTAAFGINSEYVFGFEDWVGGRYSVWGPIGLSVMLAIGPEAFTEFLLGAQDMDTHFQTAALHQNMPVMLALVGIWHNNICGYGSRAILPYDQRLARLPAYLQQLEMESNGKRVDVDGNLISRNTSPIIWGEPGTNGQHAFHQLLHQGSRIVPCEFLIAARSHEADLDKHHQLLLANCLAQSEALMRGRSHEEVISILCEKGVTENLDSAAAHRTFPGNRPSVTLLYKKLSPRTLGRIIALYEHRVFVEGAVWGLNSFDQWGVELGKELASDLLPLIGSEEDLDERNGSTGGLLRTVAKLRQ
- a CDS encoding enoyl-CoA hydratase/isomerase family protein, producing MVQLSVEKNGFVALVRFNNPPHGYMDGQTEIELEAFLDEVEENDDIRSVVFTGGLVDVFIRHYDVSLLYKRSQSMTEKGMTFDPARPVPEAILHRCFRRMEEMPKAFIAAINGSAMGGGFELALACDIRLVKEGAYDLGLPEINLGILPGAGGTQRLPRLIGESRALALTLLGRTMSPREAKDIGLAAYCVEGDVVAKAMEIAQALASRSPRAFSHIKKLVRGAASNSRAEGLAEERTLFCDLMVDPRALLEMADMDAEKRDIRDPNFTASAPSK